The following coding sequences are from one Ruminococcus flavefaciens AE3010 window:
- the rsxC gene encoding electron transport complex subunit RsxC has translation MKKLNGIKLKHRKNTENSSTVDFPVPEKVTIPMSMTMGAPCQPLVKVGDTVAVGQKIGDTDAAFSAPVHSGVSGKVTAITDYRNVMGTVCKMIEIETDGLQTVSDEVKPPVVTDKESFVKAVRQSGACGLGGAGFPTHIKLNPKADIDTLIINAAECEPYITADYREMMENPQDIINGINLVKSKLGIKTAKLAIEANKPEAIKNFTAMAENDDTIDIITLPSAYPQGAEKVIIYNSTGRIVNEGSLPADAGVIVMNVSTVAFLYRYMQTGMPLVTRRLTIDGNAVGEPKNVRTVIGTSFRELLEFCKADIDSIKKLIAGGPMMGMSVPDIDMPVVKTSNALLAFNHYDERKTSSCIRCGRCVRVCPLGLMPADIDRAYKIRNVEELKKLKVMLCMNCGSCTYVCPANRKLAETNQLAKALIPRK, from the coding sequence ATGAAAAAACTTAACGGTATTAAGCTGAAACACCGTAAAAATACGGAAAACAGCTCTACTGTAGATTTTCCTGTTCCTGAAAAAGTTACTATTCCCATGTCAATGACTATGGGAGCTCCATGTCAGCCGCTTGTAAAGGTCGGAGACACAGTTGCTGTCGGACAGAAAATAGGCGATACCGATGCGGCATTCAGTGCTCCTGTTCATTCGGGAGTTTCCGGAAAAGTAACTGCAATAACCGATTATCGTAACGTAATGGGAACAGTCTGTAAGATGATAGAGATCGAAACAGACGGACTTCAGACAGTTTCGGATGAAGTAAAGCCGCCTGTTGTTACCGACAAAGAAAGTTTTGTAAAGGCAGTTCGACAGAGCGGTGCCTGCGGACTTGGCGGTGCAGGTTTTCCCACGCATATAAAACTCAATCCCAAAGCCGATATCGATACTCTTATAATCAACGCAGCCGAATGTGAGCCGTACATAACTGCGGATTATCGTGAAATGATGGAGAATCCACAGGACATCATCAACGGTATCAATCTGGTAAAGTCTAAGCTCGGAATCAAGACAGCAAAGCTTGCAATTGAAGCCAATAAGCCAGAGGCGATAAAGAACTTCACAGCTATGGCTGAAAACGATGATACTATCGATATAATCACTCTTCCCTCTGCATATCCGCAGGGGGCCGAAAAGGTCATTATCTATAACTCGACGGGCAGGATTGTAAACGAGGGCTCGCTTCCTGCTGATGCAGGCGTTATAGTTATGAACGTTTCTACAGTTGCATTCCTTTACCGTTATATGCAGACAGGTATGCCTCTTGTAACGCGCCGCCTTACTATCGACGGAAACGCAGTTGGGGAGCCCAAGAATGTCCGCACAGTTATCGGAACTTCATTTCGAGAGCTCCTTGAATTCTGCAAAGCAGATATTGACTCTATCAAAAAGCTTATTGCAGGCGGTCCCATGATGGGTATGAGCGTGCCAGATATAGATATGCCTGTTGTTAAGACTTCCAATGCACTTCTTGCTTTCAATCATTATGATGAGCGTAAAACCTCAAGCTGTATCCGCTGCGGACGCTGCGTAAGAGTATGTCCTCTCGGACTTATGCCTGCCGATATAGACAGAGCTTATAAGATACGCAATGTTGAGGAGCTCAAGAAGCTCAAGGTAATGCTCTGTATGAACTGCGGAAGCTGTACATATGTATGTCCTGCAAACAGAAAGCTTGCAGAAACAAATCAGCTTGCAAAAGCACTTATCCCAAGAAAGTAA
- a CDS encoding RnfABCDGE type electron transport complex subunit D → MDKLIVSPSPHDENYTKTTNIMLNVIIALLPAWGAAIYFFGMRVIPLTAVCIGSCIFFEYVCRQMMKRDNTIGDLSAVVTGLILAMNLPSTLPYWMAVIGSFVAIVIVKQLFGGLGQNFANPAITARIVLMISFPAAMTRWVEPFTHTDLDAISSATPLPLAGTDNAASYLDLFLGKCGGCLGETCSAALLIGGLYLAARKIISLAAPLSFIGSLFVLSWISGSDPVYQILAGGVFLGAFFMATDYATTPITTKGKIVFGLGCGIITFIIRRFGSYPEGVSFSILLMNVLTPYIEQLTRTKVLGAKEAEKNEG, encoded by the coding sequence ATGGATAAGCTTATTGTTTCTCCGTCCCCCCATGACGAGAACTACACTAAAACCACAAATATAATGCTGAACGTTATAATCGCTCTTCTTCCTGCATGGGGAGCGGCGATATATTTCTTCGGTATGCGTGTTATTCCGCTGACAGCGGTATGTATAGGCAGCTGTATATTCTTCGAGTATGTCTGCCGCCAGATGATGAAGCGCGATAATACTATCGGCGACCTTTCAGCAGTTGTAACAGGACTTATTCTCGCAATGAATCTGCCATCGACTCTGCCGTACTGGATGGCAGTTATCGGTTCTTTTGTTGCGATCGTCATTGTCAAGCAGCTTTTCGGCGGACTTGGGCAGAATTTTGCAAATCCTGCCATAACAGCACGAATCGTACTTATGATAAGTTTCCCCGCGGCAATGACCAGATGGGTAGAGCCATTCACTCATACAGACCTTGATGCTATATCAAGTGCAACTCCGCTTCCTCTTGCAGGCACGGATAATGCAGCTTCATACCTTGACCTTTTCCTTGGTAAATGCGGCGGCTGTCTTGGTGAGACCTGCTCCGCGGCACTTCTTATCGGCGGACTTTACCTTGCTGCACGAAAGATAATCTCGCTTGCAGCTCCGCTTTCGTTTATAGGAAGCCTGTTCGTTTTAAGCTGGATAAGCGGCTCTGATCCCGTTTATCAGATACTTGCAGGCGGTGTGTTCCTCGGAGCATTCTTCATGGCTACAGACTATGCCACAACTCCTATTACTACTAAAGGCAAAATAGTATTCGGTCTCGGCTGCGGAATCATAACCTTTATTATAAGGCGTTTCGGTTCATATCCCGAGGGAGTTTCGTTCTCAATTCTGCTTATGAATGTTCTTACTCCTTATATAGAGCAGCTTACAAGAACAAAGGTACTTGGTGCAAAGGAGGCTGAGAAGAATGAAGGATAA
- a CDS encoding FMN-binding protein produces the protein MKDKVKPTVVLTIICVVASLLLVYAYELTKDRIADQKAQKFSSSVEALFGKTESRVVQLKCGYDEIQTIAVTPDKKTVIQICTDGYSKDGINILVGFDQQGSISGIEFVSLGETPGLGSKVHDEADFRKQFYGLTQPSDSFDAISGATFSSNGMKHAVDTALKVYNENKEAILGG, from the coding sequence ATGAAGGATAAGGTAAAGCCTACCGTTGTACTTACAATAATATGTGTTGTAGCTTCGCTGCTTCTTGTGTATGCATATGAGCTCACAAAAGACCGTATAGCAGACCAGAAAGCTCAGAAATTCAGCAGCAGTGTTGAAGCTCTCTTCGGAAAGACCGAAAGCAGGGTAGTGCAGCTGAAATGCGGATATGATGAGATACAGACCATAGCTGTAACCCCGGATAAGAAAACCGTTATCCAGATATGTACTGACGGCTACTCAAAGGACGGTATAAACATACTTGTAGGATTTGACCAGCAGGGAAGTATCTCGGGAATAGAGTTCGTTTCTCTTGGCGAAACTCCCGGTCTTGGTTCAAAGGTCCATGATGAGGCTGATTTCAGAAAGCAGTTTTACGGACTTACTCAGCCCTCAGACAGCTTTGACGCCATAAGCGGTGCAACTTTTTCTTCCAACGGTATGAAGCATGCAGTTGATACTGCACTTAAAGTATACAATGAGAACAAGGAGGCGATACTCGGTGGCTGA
- the rsxE gene encoding electron transport complex subunit RsxE: protein MADKKTPLVKELTKGIIKENPTLVMLLGMCPTLAVTTQAMNGIGMGLATTFVLLGSNIVISALRKVIPDKVRIPAFIVIIASFVTLIGFLLEGFVPSLYDSLGIYLTLITVNCIIFGRAEMFASKNGIIASAFDAIGMGAGFTLALFLMGSVREIIGAGKWMGLTLPVLSENPMLFFIMPAGGFFTLGMIIAAVNKLKKKKPPQELGCGGCPNAKNCGKEGDCH, encoded by the coding sequence GTGGCTGATAAGAAAACTCCGCTTGTCAAGGAGCTTACAAAGGGCATTATAAAGGAAAACCCGACGCTTGTAATGCTGCTGGGTATGTGTCCTACACTTGCCGTTACAACACAGGCTATGAACGGAATAGGTATGGGACTTGCGACCACATTCGTTCTCCTTGGCTCTAACATCGTTATTTCCGCACTCAGAAAGGTCATCCCAGACAAGGTACGTATACCTGCTTTTATTGTAATAATAGCAAGCTTTGTTACGCTCATAGGCTTCCTGCTTGAAGGCTTCGTGCCGAGCCTATATGACAGCCTTGGTATTTACCTCACGCTTATTACCGTAAACTGTATCATCTTCGGCAGAGCCGAGATGTTTGCCAGCAAAAACGGTATTATAGCATCTGCCTTTGACGCTATCGGCATGGGTGCAGGTTTTACACTTGCTCTGTTCCTCATGGGCTCTGTTCGTGAGATAATCGGCGCAGGAAAATGGATGGGACTTACCCTGCCCGTACTCAGCGAGAATCCTATGCTGTTCTTTATCATGCCAGCAGGCGGCTTCTTTACACTTGGTATGATAATTGCAGCTGTGAATAAACTCAAAAAGAAAAAGCCCCCTCAGGAGCTTGGCTGTGGCGGATGTCCAAATGCTAAAAACTGTGGAAAGGAAGGTGACTGTCATTGA